In a single window of the Gemmatimonadota bacterium genome:
- a CDS encoding TolC family protein has translation MHRSALLPALLIAVASPATAQGPLSLAEAFRRADTAAFANRIADGASRAQAAQVTAALQGILPSVRVEGGVARTDDPLGAFGYTLEQRLVSAASFNPSSLNSPDPVTNWRASIVAEVPLFNADAFLGRSVALRLTDAARANAGWIRASTRADVTRAYFAAILAREEIQTLEAAVTAARAHLRQAESMVGNGLATRSDALLASVQQGRLEAQLIGARGNALIARERLALLLGQPGDTAFVLPDSLPAAPRVHAIAGRITTDSATTRLDVTAARFGLEAADRDGRRASAGYLPRLNGFGRSDWNSTDRLFGGRRSYTIGVMASWSPFTGAAQIADREASRGRAVSARAALDAAQAGAGLELSATTTMVAVAVAQLDIASTSLAQATEAHRIVARKYDGGLATIAELLSAATVENETRLGLATARYQVIVAVAAARLASGDDLTDLTQLEN, from the coding sequence ATGCACCGATCTGCCCTGCTCCCCGCCCTCCTCATCGCGGTCGCCAGCCCCGCGACGGCCCAGGGGCCCTTGTCCCTGGCCGAGGCGTTCCGGCGCGCCGATACCGCAGCGTTCGCGAACCGGATCGCCGACGGTGCCAGCCGGGCGCAGGCCGCTCAGGTCACTGCGGCGCTCCAGGGCATCCTCCCCTCCGTGCGGGTCGAAGGTGGAGTCGCCCGGACCGATGATCCGCTGGGTGCCTTCGGATACACGCTCGAGCAACGGCTGGTGTCCGCGGCCTCCTTCAATCCATCGAGCCTCAACTCCCCCGATCCGGTGACAAACTGGCGCGCCAGCATCGTCGCGGAGGTCCCGCTCTTCAACGCCGATGCGTTCCTTGGCCGCTCGGTCGCCTTGCGACTCACCGATGCAGCCCGGGCCAACGCGGGATGGATCCGCGCCAGCACTCGGGCCGATGTCACTCGCGCCTACTTCGCCGCCATCCTCGCCCGCGAGGAAATCCAGACGCTCGAGGCGGCGGTGACCGCCGCGCGGGCGCATCTGCGCCAGGCCGAGTCGATGGTGGGAAACGGCCTCGCTACCCGCTCTGACGCGCTCCTTGCCTCAGTCCAGCAGGGGCGGCTCGAGGCGCAACTGATCGGGGCGCGTGGCAATGCCCTCATCGCGCGCGAGAGGCTGGCACTTCTCCTCGGCCAACCGGGCGATACCGCATTCGTGCTCCCCGATTCGCTGCCGGCGGCGCCTCGGGTTCACGCCATCGCAGGTCGAATCACGACCGATTCCGCCACCACGCGCCTGGACGTGACCGCTGCACGATTCGGCCTCGAGGCGGCCGACCGTGATGGTCGTCGCGCCAGCGCCGGCTACCTCCCGCGACTCAACGGCTTCGGGCGCTCCGACTGGAATAGCACCGACCGGCTCTTCGGTGGCCGCCGCAGTTACACGATTGGCGTGATGGCGTCGTGGTCGCCGTTCACAGGCGCTGCGCAGATCGCCGATCGCGAAGCGAGCCGTGGTCGGGCGGTGAGCGCACGCGCGGCCCTTGACGCAGCCCAGGCCGGAGCCGGGCTGGAGCTATCCGCCACCACGACGATGGTCGCCGTGGCAGTGGCCCAGCTCGATATCGCGAGCACATCCCTCGCGCAGGCGACCGAAGCGCACCGCATCGTCGCCCGCAAGTACGACGGCGGCCTTGCGACCATCGCCGAATTGCTCAGCGCCGCGACCGTTGAAAACGAAACCCGACTCGGCCTCGCCACCGCGCGCTATCAGGTCATAGTCGCCGTCGCGGCAGCACGGCTCGCGTCAGGCGACGACCTCACGGACCTTACCCAGCTGGAGAATTGA
- a CDS encoding DUF6252 family protein has translation MSPRLSLSVALAAFCLAGCGSSSSGPSDGGNTAAFSAKIDGAAWNSLAISTSAHGSANGTFTLIGSITSPTQTSMSLTLWNIGAPGTYPMGVGPTVPGGTATIVTGAQSWSTPLSGAAGTVTVTAVSATSITGTFSFVAAPVSGGATGNRTVTQGTFDLPVTSTGSVTVPLNVGSTFGGTLGGTAWNAATIVIVAAPSSGTLTIGASNVTHSINMLISGYAGVGTYTLGTGVQRTMTVFLSGTVQSWGAIGSQSTGTVTVTSATASRIKGSYTASLAPGANTTGALTLTGNFDVGLQSP, from the coding sequence ATGTCCCCCCGACTCTCCCTCTCCGTTGCCCTCGCAGCGTTCTGCCTTGCCGGCTGCGGCTCATCCAGCTCCGGCCCCAGCGACGGCGGCAACACGGCCGCGTTCTCTGCAAAGATCGATGGTGCCGCGTGGAACTCCCTCGCTATCAGCACCTCGGCGCACGGCTCGGCGAACGGAACGTTCACCCTGATCGGTTCGATCACGAGCCCGACCCAGACCTCGATGTCGCTGACCCTCTGGAACATCGGTGCGCCGGGGACCTATCCGATGGGCGTCGGGCCGACGGTCCCCGGTGGGACGGCCACCATCGTCACGGGAGCGCAGTCGTGGTCGACCCCGCTCTCGGGTGCCGCTGGCACGGTCACGGTCACGGCGGTGTCCGCCACGAGCATCACCGGGACCTTCTCGTTCGTCGCCGCACCAGTAAGTGGCGGGGCCACCGGAAACCGCACCGTCACCCAGGGCACCTTCGACCTGCCCGTCACCTCCACCGGCTCGGTCACGGTACCGCTGAATGTTGGCAGCACCTTTGGCGGGACGCTTGGTGGAACCGCGTGGAATGCCGCGACGATCGTGATCGTGGCGGCACCGTCGTCGGGCACGCTCACGATCGGTGCCAGCAACGTCACGCACAGCATCAATATGCTGATCTCGGGATACGCCGGAGTCGGGACCTACACACTCGGAACTGGGGTGCAACGCACGATGACGGTGTTCCTCAGCGGAACTGTCCAGAGCTGGGGCGCCATCGGGTCGCAGAGTACCGGCACGGTCACGGTCACGAGCGCGACGGCGTCGCGGATCAAGGGGAGCTACACTGCTTCGCTCGCCCCCGGCGCCAATACGACCGGAGCCCTGACGTTGACCGGGAATTTTGACGTCGGGCTCCAGTCGCCCTGA
- a CDS encoding protein kinase, translating into MTSATRACPTCRTPLPMQAHFCLNCGAATPTEPGVPERVAPTGAVEVSRLTRALSAHYRVERVLGEGGMATVYLAEDPKHRRKVAVKVMRPELAETLGTERFLREVEIAAQLSHPHVLPVFDSGTSEGFLYYVMPFVDGESLPSRMSREKQLPVLEAVRLAREVAESLEYAHSRGIVHRDIKPANILLSAGHALVADFGIARAISGGGKSLTQTGLAIGTPQYMSPEQAMGAVDVDGRADIYALGCVLYEMIAGEPPFSGPTAQAVIARSLTETARPLTATREGLAPRVAAVVQKALAKSPADRYQTAAEMAEALRAAEDQVRDGSRETAVASGVPSGKLWLAFGVLALVVLTGFVVAAVRRGLPTWVLGIAGLLIGGGALALFLTSRAEARRRDHQPAKKLDALLSWRNAALGGVAALAVWAMTATMLAVGPTTSGGSGGLKKVAILPFVNQGTAEDAYFADGIVDEVRGKLAKIGQLTVIASASADQYRNSTKTPVEMASELGVDYLLVGKVRWAGIGGVRRVQVVPELVDGRTGATTWSQPFEAGMTDVFQMQTSIASQVAGALGTALGSHDQAELAARPTTNAAAYDLYLKGRAIASNAAASQREAAGYYEQAVALDSTFVDAWARLGAAWTSVYSNGTRQTAEAQRAKEAIDRALRLDPNSGSTHMAAARYQSLVTRDVEAADRETNLALAAAPKDPNVLTLSAGTDVRVGRFDAALAKLARARELDPRSQATLASLLTTLVSLHRIDEAIAVGEQAVVLKATDLGTVQYLAMAYVMKGDIAGARRTVRAAIGPTPATEVVAYFAGYNEFSWVLEPAEQDLLFRLSPAAFDNDRAWWGQSLAILAQQRGEMARARAYADSSLATSASQSAANPKDPQLHTLYGVMLALVGKTADAVREGELGVQLATSQSMSDPNYFYGELQLARIYTIAGMKEKAAVMVEQVTRANYVLTAARLRIDPSFASLKGTPAFDKLLKETAGSTKP; encoded by the coding sequence TTGACCAGCGCGACCCGCGCCTGTCCGACCTGCCGTACTCCGCTCCCGATGCAGGCGCACTTCTGCCTGAATTGCGGCGCTGCCACACCGACCGAACCGGGGGTCCCCGAACGGGTCGCCCCTACCGGCGCGGTGGAGGTCTCGCGGCTCACCCGGGCCCTGAGCGCGCACTACCGGGTGGAGCGGGTGCTCGGCGAGGGTGGGATGGCGACGGTCTACCTCGCCGAAGACCCCAAGCATCGTCGCAAGGTCGCCGTCAAAGTGATGCGGCCGGAGCTGGCGGAGACACTCGGTACCGAGCGCTTCCTGCGCGAAGTCGAGATTGCGGCACAGCTGAGCCATCCGCACGTGCTCCCGGTCTTCGACTCGGGCACTTCCGAAGGGTTCCTCTACTACGTGATGCCGTTCGTCGACGGCGAGTCGTTGCCGTCGCGGATGTCGCGCGAGAAGCAACTCCCCGTCCTGGAAGCCGTGCGGCTCGCGCGCGAGGTCGCGGAGTCGCTCGAATACGCCCACAGCCGCGGCATCGTGCATCGCGACATCAAGCCGGCCAACATCCTGTTGAGCGCCGGACACGCCCTGGTGGCCGACTTCGGTATTGCACGCGCGATCTCGGGCGGCGGCAAGTCGCTGACGCAGACCGGTCTCGCGATCGGAACGCCGCAGTACATGAGTCCCGAGCAGGCGATGGGCGCGGTCGATGTCGATGGTCGCGCCGACATCTACGCGCTCGGCTGCGTGCTTTACGAAATGATTGCGGGCGAGCCGCCGTTCAGTGGTCCGACCGCTCAGGCCGTGATTGCGCGCTCGTTGACCGAGACGGCGCGCCCACTCACCGCCACGCGCGAGGGGCTGGCGCCCCGCGTGGCGGCGGTGGTCCAGAAGGCGCTCGCGAAATCGCCCGCCGACCGGTACCAGACGGCAGCAGAGATGGCCGAGGCGCTGCGTGCGGCCGAAGACCAGGTGCGCGATGGCAGCCGCGAAACTGCGGTGGCGAGTGGCGTGCCGAGTGGCAAGCTGTGGCTCGCGTTCGGCGTGCTCGCACTCGTGGTGCTCACCGGTTTCGTGGTGGCGGCTGTGCGTCGCGGCTTGCCGACCTGGGTGCTGGGAATCGCAGGGCTGCTGATCGGTGGCGGCGCACTGGCGTTGTTCCTGACATCGCGTGCTGAAGCAAGGCGCCGCGATCATCAGCCGGCGAAGAAGCTCGACGCGCTGCTCAGCTGGCGTAACGCGGCACTCGGCGGCGTCGCGGCACTCGCGGTCTGGGCGATGACCGCCACGATGCTCGCAGTCGGACCTACGACGAGTGGCGGGAGTGGTGGCCTGAAGAAGGTGGCCATCCTGCCGTTTGTGAATCAGGGTACCGCCGAGGACGCCTACTTCGCCGATGGCATTGTGGATGAAGTACGCGGCAAGCTCGCCAAGATCGGTCAGCTGACAGTAATCGCTTCGGCCAGCGCCGATCAGTATCGCAACAGCACCAAGACGCCGGTGGAGATGGCGAGCGAGCTGGGTGTGGACTATCTGCTGGTCGGCAAGGTGCGCTGGGCGGGTATTGGCGGGGTGCGGCGGGTGCAGGTCGTGCCGGAACTGGTCGATGGCCGGACGGGGGCGACGACCTGGTCGCAGCCGTTCGAAGCAGGCATGACCGATGTCTTCCAGATGCAGACCTCGATCGCGTCACAGGTCGCAGGGGCCCTCGGTACCGCGCTTGGCAGCCACGATCAGGCGGAGCTCGCGGCGCGGCCGACCACGAACGCCGCAGCGTACGATCTCTACCTCAAGGGGCGTGCGATCGCGAGCAACGCCGCTGCATCACAGCGCGAGGCAGCCGGGTACTATGAGCAGGCGGTGGCGCTCGATTCCACCTTCGTCGATGCCTGGGCACGGCTCGGTGCAGCATGGACGAGTGTCTACAGCAACGGGACGCGCCAGACGGCCGAGGCCCAGCGCGCGAAGGAGGCGATCGATCGCGCGCTCCGCCTCGATCCGAATTCGGGGTCGACGCATATGGCGGCGGCCCGGTATCAGTCGCTGGTGACTCGCGATGTCGAGGCCGCTGATCGCGAAACCAACCTCGCACTCGCGGCCGCCCCGAAGGACCCCAACGTTCTGACCCTCTCCGCCGGGACCGACGTCCGGGTCGGCCGGTTCGATGCGGCGCTTGCCAAGCTCGCGCGTGCGCGGGAGCTCGACCCCCGTTCACAGGCCACCCTCGCCTCGCTGTTGACGACGCTGGTGTCACTGCACCGCATCGATGAAGCGATCGCCGTCGGTGAGCAGGCCGTTGTGCTCAAGGCAACGGACCTGGGGACGGTGCAGTACCTCGCGATGGCATACGTGATGAAAGGCGATATCGCAGGGGCACGTCGCACCGTTCGTGCTGCGATCGGGCCAACCCCCGCCACTGAGGTGGTCGCGTACTTTGCCGGCTACAATGAATTTTCCTGGGTGCTCGAGCCGGCGGAGCAGGATCTCCTCTTCCGACTCTCGCCGGCGGCGTTCGACAACGATCGCGCCTGGTGGGGCCAATCGCTGGCGATTCTGGCGCAGCAGCGTGGCGAGATGGCGCGGGCCCGCGCCTATGCCGATTCGTCACTGGCGACATCCGCGTCCCAGTCGGCGGCGAATCCGAAGGACCCGCAACTCCATACGCTGTACGGGGTGATGCTGGCGCTGGTCGGGAAGACCGCAGATGCGGTGCGGGAGGGAGAGCTGGGGGTGCAACTAGCGACCAGCCAATCGATGTCCGACCCGAACTACTTCTATGGCGAACTCCAGCTCGCACGCATTTACACGATTGCCGGGATGAAGGAGAAGGCCGCGGTCATGGTGGAGCAGGTGACGCGAGCGAATTACGTACTGACGGCTGCGCGCCTCCGAATCGACCCGAGCTTCGCCTCGCTCAAGGGGACGCCGGCCTTCGACAAGCTGCTCAAGGAAACGGCCGGGAGCACCAAGCCGTAG
- a CDS encoding efflux RND transporter permease subunit, with protein MGIAGRMAAAFLRSKLTPLVTIASLAVGVLAIIATPREEEPQISVPMIDVIAAYPGASPEEVENQRTRPIEKLMWEIPGMEYVYAMASEGMTLVTVRFKVGENQDRAASRVFTKLASAADLAPPGALPPLVKPHSIDDVPILALTLHSTRYSSDALRTVAAHLADELATIPDLAHIELIGGKPTQLRVTLDPERLAASGVTPGEVMQALRAGNLQLSAGEFAAADQVMLVTVGAPIRTAADAGDVVVANRGGPVYLRNVATITVAPGEATDYVTHAARGTAEEAAVTLAIAKRPGVNATDVARAALARMAQARLRLLPADIAVDVTRNYGETASEKANELILHLLLATLSVTALVGIFLGWREAAVVLVAVPVTLALTLFVYYALGYSLNRITLFALIFSIGILVDDAIVVVENIYRHMQMGDRSPEAAAIEGVDEVGNPTILATFAVIAAILPMALVTGMNGPYMRPIPVGASAAMLASLGVAFIITPYLALRVLRGHVHTVPSVAEGSRARKAASRFATGYARLMTSLMERKRSWQAFYAGIGALLLLSIGLVVVKVVEVKMLPFDNKSEFQVILDLPEGTTLERSNAAASAVATWLRTVPEVVSTETYAGTAAPFNFNGLVRHYFLRRGANVADVQVNLLPKGDRHRQSHDIAVGVRFAVDSIAREFGANAKIAEIPPGPPVLSTLVAEVYAANDSARLAAATRVKAIMESTPGVVDVDWSVVAPQGRLRFRVDRARAADAGVTVEQISQVLTLALSGANAGSATAPTSREGVDIVTRLDRNRRSDVQALLAVPVATSHGATPLARFVTVDSTTRLPVRMRKNLRPVIYVTGEVAGTIKSPVYAILALNRRLDSLRQPGATIARYNATAPTRLDETALKWDGEWQVTIEVFRDLGIAFAGVLLLIYVLLVGWFQSFTIPLVIMAPIPLTLIGILPGHAITGAFFTATSMIGMIALAGISVRNSILLVDFIQLAEARGVPLRDAVIEAGTVRFRPIALTAAAVIIGGLVMVLDPIFQGLAVALMSGAIVATLLTMVVVPLLYWQLRRREMTTSSGE; from the coding sequence ATGGGCATTGCAGGCCGGATGGCCGCCGCATTCCTGCGGTCGAAGCTGACGCCGCTCGTGACTATCGCATCCCTTGCGGTTGGCGTGCTTGCGATCATCGCCACGCCGAGGGAAGAGGAGCCGCAGATCTCGGTACCGATGATCGACGTCATCGCCGCGTACCCCGGCGCCTCCCCCGAGGAAGTCGAGAATCAGCGCACCCGCCCGATCGAGAAACTGATGTGGGAGATCCCGGGCATGGAGTATGTCTACGCGATGGCGAGCGAAGGGATGACGCTGGTCACCGTGCGCTTCAAGGTTGGCGAGAATCAGGATCGCGCCGCCAGTCGCGTCTTCACCAAGCTCGCGTCCGCCGCCGATCTGGCGCCTCCTGGTGCGCTGCCACCGCTCGTGAAGCCGCATTCGATCGATGACGTACCGATCCTGGCCCTTACGCTGCACAGTACGCGCTACAGCTCCGATGCGCTCCGGACCGTGGCGGCGCACCTCGCCGATGAGCTCGCCACCATTCCCGACCTGGCGCACATCGAACTGATCGGCGGGAAGCCGACGCAGCTTCGCGTAACCCTCGACCCCGAGCGCCTCGCGGCCAGCGGTGTCACGCCCGGAGAAGTGATGCAGGCACTGCGCGCCGGGAATCTGCAGCTCTCCGCAGGAGAATTCGCCGCGGCAGATCAGGTGATGCTCGTGACCGTCGGCGCACCGATCCGCACCGCGGCCGATGCGGGCGACGTCGTGGTGGCCAACCGCGGAGGGCCGGTCTATCTGCGCAATGTCGCCACTATCACAGTCGCGCCGGGCGAGGCCACCGACTATGTCACGCACGCCGCACGTGGCACGGCCGAGGAAGCAGCGGTCACGCTCGCGATCGCGAAACGGCCCGGCGTCAACGCCACCGATGTCGCCCGTGCTGCGCTGGCCCGGATGGCGCAAGCGCGTCTGCGGCTCCTGCCAGCGGACATCGCCGTCGATGTCACCCGCAACTATGGCGAAACGGCAAGCGAGAAAGCCAACGAGTTGATTCTCCATCTGCTCCTTGCCACCCTCTCCGTGACGGCGCTCGTCGGCATCTTTCTTGGCTGGCGCGAGGCAGCAGTAGTGCTGGTGGCGGTACCGGTGACCCTCGCGCTGACGCTCTTCGTCTACTATGCGCTGGGGTACTCACTCAACCGGATCACGCTCTTCGCGCTGATCTTCTCGATCGGCATCCTGGTCGATGATGCCATTGTCGTCGTGGAGAACATCTACCGTCACATGCAGATGGGGGATCGTTCACCGGAAGCGGCTGCCATCGAGGGAGTGGATGAAGTCGGCAATCCGACCATTCTGGCCACCTTCGCGGTCATTGCGGCAATCCTGCCGATGGCGCTCGTTACCGGAATGAACGGGCCGTACATGCGTCCGATTCCGGTGGGAGCATCTGCCGCAATGCTCGCTTCCCTCGGCGTCGCCTTCATCATCACGCCGTATCTCGCCCTGCGCGTGCTCAGGGGACATGTGCACACGGTGCCCTCGGTGGCAGAGGGGTCGCGCGCACGAAAGGCGGCCAGCCGCTTCGCCACCGGTTACGCCCGACTCATGACATCGCTGATGGAACGCAAAAGATCCTGGCAGGCATTCTATGCCGGCATCGGCGCATTGTTGCTGCTCTCGATCGGACTGGTGGTGGTGAAGGTGGTCGAGGTGAAGATGCTGCCCTTCGACAACAAGTCGGAGTTCCAGGTCATCCTCGATCTTCCGGAAGGGACCACGCTGGAGCGCTCGAATGCAGCCGCAAGCGCAGTCGCCACCTGGCTGCGGACCGTCCCGGAAGTCGTGAGCACCGAGACCTACGCCGGCACCGCCGCGCCGTTCAATTTCAATGGCCTGGTGCGGCACTACTTCCTCCGCCGCGGTGCCAATGTCGCCGACGTGCAGGTGAACCTCCTGCCCAAGGGGGATCGCCACCGGCAGAGTCACGACATCGCCGTGGGAGTCCGGTTCGCCGTCGATTCCATCGCGCGCGAGTTCGGAGCCAACGCCAAGATCGCCGAAATTCCGCCGGGTCCGCCGGTGCTGTCGACGCTGGTGGCCGAAGTGTATGCCGCCAATGACAGCGCCCGGCTGGCAGCCGCAACGCGTGTGAAGGCCATCATGGAATCCACCCCAGGTGTGGTGGACGTCGACTGGAGCGTGGTCGCGCCGCAAGGTCGGCTGCGCTTCCGTGTCGATCGCGCCCGCGCGGCTGATGCCGGGGTCACTGTTGAGCAGATCTCGCAAGTGCTCACGCTCGCGCTCTCGGGCGCCAATGCCGGATCCGCGACGGCGCCGACCTCGCGTGAGGGCGTCGATATTGTCACCCGCTTGGATCGCAATCGACGGAGTGACGTGCAGGCACTGCTCGCCGTTCCGGTCGCCACTTCCCACGGCGCTACCCCGCTCGCACGATTCGTCACGGTCGACTCGACTACCCGTCTTCCCGTCCGGATGCGCAAGAATCTTCGGCCCGTGATCTACGTGACGGGGGAAGTCGCAGGCACGATCAAGTCGCCGGTCTACGCCATTCTGGCGCTCAACCGCCGCCTCGACTCGCTCCGGCAGCCGGGGGCGACGATCGCGCGGTACAACGCCACCGCGCCGACGCGCCTCGACGAGACCGCCCTCAAGTGGGATGGCGAGTGGCAGGTCACCATTGAGGTGTTCCGTGATCTGGGGATCGCCTTCGCGGGGGTCCTGCTGCTGATCTATGTGCTGCTGGTGGGCTGGTTCCAGTCGTTCACCATCCCGCTGGTGATCATGGCCCCGATTCCGCTCACTCTCATCGGCATTCTCCCCGGACACGCCATCACCGGGGCGTTCTTCACGGCGACATCAATGATCGGGATGATCGCGCTCGCGGGAATCAGCGTGCGCAACTCGATTCTGCTGGTGGACTTCATTCAGCTGGCCGAGGCGCGCGGTGTGCCGCTGCGCGACGCCGTGATCGAAGCGGGAACGGTGCGATTCCGTCCCATCGCGCTCACGGCCGCGGCTGTAATTATCGGTGGGCTGGTGATGGTGCTGGACCCGATCTTCCAGGGGCTCGCCGTAGCGCTGATGAGCGGTGCGATCGTGGCGACCCTGCTGACGATGGTGGTGGTACCGCTGCTCTACTGGCAGCTCCGCCGTCGGGAAATGACCACGTCCTCAGGCGAATAA
- a CDS encoding aminotransferase class V-fold PLP-dependent enzyme, whose amino-acid sequence MSSRRNFIQALAGASAALPVFRESAMRQVVRATDRLGSANPLAAAEDEAYWGEIQRAFDADRSMINLNNGGVSPTPSHVLEQMIRDLKFSNELPANHMWAVLEPRIESVRRDLAHDFGCDVEEIAITRNASEGLETLILGMDLQPGDEVLVTNQNYGRMLTTWDQRVRRNGIVLKQVSFKVPPPSQDYLVDVFRKAITPKTKIIEITHITNLTGQIFPVREIVQMARERNIEVFVDGAHAYAHFPFNRDQLDVDYYGTSLHKWLLAPIGTGFLYVRNAKIKNIWPMMAAPATMNTNIRKYEEIGTHPAANHNAIAAALAFHRGIGSDRKVARLRYLRDRWAKRLLAASDRVTIPTQINTPYSGAIALLSIEGIDPGKLGAWLLEKHRIVSTPIVHAEFSGLRVTPNVYTTVDEIDTFADIVERAIKKGIA is encoded by the coding sequence ATGTCCTCGCGCCGAAATTTCATTCAGGCCCTCGCCGGGGCGTCCGCCGCCCTTCCGGTCTTCCGTGAATCGGCAATGCGCCAGGTGGTGCGCGCGACCGATCGGCTCGGCAGCGCCAACCCGCTGGCAGCGGCGGAGGATGAGGCGTACTGGGGCGAGATCCAGCGCGCGTTCGACGCGGATCGCTCGATGATCAATCTCAACAACGGCGGCGTCTCACCGACGCCATCGCACGTGCTCGAGCAGATGATCCGCGATCTCAAGTTCAGCAACGAGTTGCCGGCGAATCATATGTGGGCGGTGCTCGAGCCACGGATCGAGAGCGTGCGTCGCGACCTCGCGCACGATTTCGGCTGTGATGTGGAGGAGATCGCCATCACCCGCAACGCCTCCGAAGGCCTCGAGACGCTGATCCTCGGCATGGACCTGCAGCCGGGCGACGAAGTGCTGGTCACCAACCAGAACTACGGCCGGATGCTGACGACCTGGGACCAGCGGGTGCGTCGCAATGGCATCGTCCTCAAGCAGGTGTCGTTCAAGGTGCCGCCGCCGTCGCAGGACTATCTCGTCGATGTCTTCCGCAAGGCGATCACGCCGAAGACGAAGATCATCGAGATCACGCACATCACCAATCTCACCGGACAGATCTTCCCGGTGCGCGAGATCGTTCAGATGGCGCGTGAGCGCAACATCGAGGTCTTCGTCGACGGAGCGCACGCCTACGCGCACTTTCCGTTCAACCGCGACCAGCTCGACGTGGACTACTACGGCACCTCGCTGCACAAGTGGCTGCTGGCGCCGATCGGCACCGGCTTCCTCTATGTCCGCAACGCCAAGATCAAGAACATCTGGCCGATGATGGCCGCCCCGGCAACGATGAACACCAACATCCGGAAGTACGAAGAGATCGGCACCCATCCGGCGGCGAACCACAACGCCATTGCGGCGGCGCTCGCGTTTCATCGCGGCATCGGCTCCGATCGCAAGGTTGCACGCCTGCGGTACCTGCGCGACCGCTGGGCCAAGCGCCTGCTCGCCGCGAGCGATCGCGTCACGATTCCGACGCAGATCAACACGCCCTACTCCGGCGCGATCGCCCTCCTCTCGATCGAGGGGATCGACCCTGGCAAGCTCGGCGCCTGGCTGCTCGAGAAGCACCGCATCGTCTCGACTCCCATTGTGCACGCCGAATTCAGCGGCCTCCGCGTGACTCCCAACGTCTACACCACGGTCGACGAGATTGACACCTTCGCCGACATCGTCGAGCGCGCGATCAAGAAAGGCATCGCGTAG
- a CDS encoding efflux RND transporter periplasmic adaptor subunit: MPTMPRLATTILATLLLAACGREVAPAPAGQAPVRGTPVAVLDTMITDAYVANGSAEPLRQATLSTRLMGTVNSVSAEEGDRVVAGQLLVRLDARDLEARRVQVDAGTVAADAGQREASVHASRIRALYADSAATRSQLDQAEAALSRANAAVASANGMASELAATTSYAAVRAPFTGVVTHRFVDPGAFASPGAPLITMEDATTLRVVVQVAADAIRGLRRGAAVMVTIGDTATTATVEGVVPSGPNLYTVNALTRNPAGRFLSGSAATIALPQGRRRALLIPDAAVVRQGDLVGVHTASGGLRWVTLGGSIGRFVEVLSGLAAGDSVRVLDGGR; this comes from the coding sequence ATGCCGACGATGCCCCGCCTCGCAACCACGATCCTTGCGACGCTGCTACTCGCCGCCTGTGGCAGGGAGGTCGCACCGGCCCCCGCCGGGCAGGCGCCGGTGCGCGGCACACCCGTCGCCGTGCTCGACACCATGATCACCGATGCCTACGTGGCGAACGGCAGCGCCGAACCGCTGCGCCAGGCAACACTCAGCACCAGGCTGATGGGCACAGTGAACAGCGTCAGCGCCGAGGAAGGTGATCGCGTCGTCGCGGGACAACTCCTGGTTCGCCTCGATGCCCGCGATCTCGAGGCGCGGCGGGTGCAAGTCGATGCCGGCACGGTCGCCGCTGACGCCGGTCAGCGCGAGGCGAGCGTTCATGCAAGCCGGATCCGCGCGCTCTACGCGGACAGTGCGGCCACCCGGTCGCAGCTCGATCAGGCCGAGGCGGCGCTCTCCCGCGCGAACGCGGCGGTCGCGTCCGCAAACGGCATGGCGTCGGAACTTGCGGCGACAACGTCGTACGCGGCCGTGCGTGCGCCGTTCACGGGAGTGGTGACGCATCGCTTCGTCGATCCCGGCGCCTTCGCCTCACCCGGTGCACCACTGATCACGATGGAGGATGCCACCACTCTCCGCGTCGTTGTGCAGGTAGCGGCCGATGCGATCCGTGGCCTGCGACGTGGCGCCGCAGTCATGGTCACGATCGGGGATACGGCGACCACAGCGACGGTTGAGGGTGTCGTTCCCTCCGGCCCCAATCTCTACACCGTCAATGCGCTGACCCGGAATCCTGCCGGTCGTTTCCTGAGCGGAAGTGCCGCAACCATCGCGTTGCCGCAGGGTCGGCGTCGGGCCTTGCTGATCCCTGATGCGGCCGTCGTGCGTCAGGGCGATCTCGTCGGCGTGCACACCGCCTCCGGCGGTCTTCGCTGGGTCACCCTCGGCGGGAGCATTGGTCGCTTCGTCGAAGTGCTTTCGGGGCTGGCGGCTGGCGACAGCGTGCGCGTCCTCGACGGAGGGCGTTGA